A part of Desulfobacter sp. genomic DNA contains:
- a CDS encoding TRAP transporter large permease: protein MEFVLILALFFLLMVMGAPIGTSLGVSAVATILYFDLGAEMLGVNFASGIASFPLLAIPFFVLAGVILQRAGLAATIARFFELLVGRATGGLAIVAVLTCMFWGALSGSGPATTAAVGMILLAPMLKNGYGKAFAGATIANASDLSIIIPPSIAFIIYGNITSVSVGALFVAGIVPGIITGLGTILVAWYISHRRGYRGVSRRGSAKEIMVAFKESIWAVMAPVVVLGGIYTGIFTPTEAAVVAVFYSLFVAVLIYRSITWRDMVEILVDAAVTSSVIMFIVVFAGIFTWAASVTGVIDALAQIIIRISPNAVVMIILVNILLFGLGMILDAISICYLLMPILIPVLAAFKIDPVYYGVIFISALAIGQATPPVGVNLFTAANLAGCNVDEIAREAIPFVLMDLVVLVILSLLPVLSLYLPIWAGLYTP from the coding sequence ATGGAGTTTGTACTGATCCTGGCCCTGTTTTTCCTGCTCATGGTCATGGGCGCCCCCATCGGCACCTCCCTGGGGGTATCCGCCGTGGCCACCATCCTCTATTTTGACCTGGGGGCGGAGATGCTGGGGGTGAATTTCGCCTCGGGCATCGCCTCCTTTCCCCTGCTGGCCATTCCTTTTTTTGTCCTGGCCGGGGTTATTTTGCAGCGGGCCGGGCTGGCCGCCACCATTGCCCGGTTTTTTGAACTGCTGGTGGGACGGGCCACCGGCGGCCTGGCCATCGTGGCCGTACTCACCTGCATGTTCTGGGGGGCGCTGTCGGGGTCCGGCCCGGCCACCACGGCGGCTGTGGGCATGATATTGCTGGCCCCCATGCTTAAGAACGGCTACGGCAAGGCCTTTGCCGGGGCCACCATTGCCAATGCCTCGGATCTTTCCATCATCATTCCGCCTTCCATTGCCTTCATCATTTACGGGAATATCACCTCGGTTTCGGTGGGGGCCCTGTTTGTGGCCGGGATCGTCCCGGGGATCATCACCGGCCTGGGCACCATCCTGGTGGCCTGGTACATCTCCCATCGGCGGGGCTACCGGGGCGTGTCCCGGCGGGGCAGCGCCAAAGAAATCATGGTCGCCTTCAAGGAGTCCATCTGGGCCGTGATGGCGCCGGTGGTGGTGCTGGGGGGAATTTACACCGGTATTTTCACCCCCACGGAAGCGGCGGTGGTGGCAGTGTTCTACAGCCTTTTTGTGGCGGTGCTGATCTACCGGTCCATTACATGGCGGGATATGGTCGAGATCCTGGTGGATGCCGCCGTGACCAGCTCGGTGATCATGTTCATCGTGGTCTTTGCCGGGATTTTCACCTGGGCCGCTTCGGTCACCGGGGTCATCGACGCCCTGGCCCAGATCATCATCAGGATATCCCCCAATGCCGTGGTCATGATCATCCTGGTCAACATCCTGCTTTTCGGGCTGGGCATGATCCTGGACGCTATTTCCATCTGCTATCTGCTCATGCCCATTCTCATTCCGGTGCTGGCGGCCTTTAAGATCGATCCGGTCTATTACGGGGTGATCTTTATTTCCGCCCTGGCCATCGGCCAGGCCACCCCGCCCGTGGGGGTGAACCTCTTTACGGCGGCCAACCTGGCCGGGTGTAATGTGGACGAGATTGCCAGGGAGGCCATCCCCTTTGTGCTCATGGACCTGGTGGTGCTGGTGATCCTTTCCCTGCTGCCGGTGCTCTCCCTTTACCTGCCCATCTGGGCCGGATTGTACACGCCCTGA
- the creC gene encoding two-component system sensor histidine kinase CreC, giving the protein MKLAAKILFAVFLITGTGLWWLTSGMMDNIRLRYLEGVEEALVDQSRILAAMVSRQMEAGEFAPNELGEIFHRAYESRFNSRIYHLDKTGVDLRIYITDEKGMILFDSQGKAAVGEDYSKWRDVWLTLRGQYGARSSREDPGKETSTILYVAAPILVKDDIRGVLTVAKPTTNINLFMTAAREKIKSRALAIGAVILGLSVLAVVVITRPVKRLTRYAEDIRAGRKTALPRLDRTEIGDMGRAFERMKIALENRKYVETYVQTLTHEIKSPLAAIQGAAELLEEDMPEEHRERFLGNIRTESQRIRRLVDRLLELAAIENMNALDNTESVPATDLIQKVLERLGPMLDSKGVSVTTNIQPDTVAAGNPFLLRLALSNLIQNAADFSPAKGKIVIRAARTRGMLAVEISDQGPGIPGYAADRIFEKFFSLRRPDSGRKSTGLGLNFVREIALLHKGDITLENLPAGSGSGTLARLLLPAPPGN; this is encoded by the coding sequence GTGAAGCTGGCCGCCAAAATACTTTTTGCCGTATTCCTGATCACGGGCACGGGGCTGTGGTGGCTCACCTCGGGCATGATGGACAATATCCGGCTGCGCTACCTGGAAGGGGTGGAAGAGGCCCTGGTGGACCAGTCCCGCATCCTGGCCGCCATGGTCTCCCGGCAGATGGAGGCAGGAGAATTCGCCCCCAATGAACTGGGGGAAATATTTCACCGGGCCTATGAAAGCCGGTTCAACTCCAGAATATACCACCTGGACAAAACCGGGGTGGACCTGAGGATCTATATCACCGATGAAAAGGGAATGATTCTCTTTGACTCCCAGGGTAAGGCCGCCGTGGGAGAAGACTATTCCAAGTGGCGGGACGTCTGGCTCACCCTCAGGGGCCAGTACGGGGCCCGCTCCTCCCGGGAGGACCCCGGCAAAGAAACCTCAACCATCCTCTACGTGGCCGCACCCATCCTGGTGAAAGATGACATCCGGGGGGTACTCACCGTGGCCAAGCCCACCACCAACATCAATCTCTTCATGACGGCGGCCCGGGAAAAGATCAAATCCCGTGCCCTGGCCATCGGCGCCGTTATCCTTGGGCTGTCGGTCCTGGCCGTGGTAGTCATCACCCGGCCGGTGAAACGGCTGACCCGCTATGCCGAAGATATCCGGGCCGGGCGCAAAACCGCCCTCCCCCGGCTGGACCGCACGGAAATCGGCGACATGGGCCGGGCCTTTGAACGGATGAAAATCGCCCTGGAAAACAGAAAATACGTGGAAACCTACGTCCAGACCCTGACCCACGAAATCAAAAGTCCCCTGGCCGCCATTCAGGGGGCGGCCGAACTTCTGGAAGAAGATATGCCCGAGGAACACCGGGAGCGGTTTCTGGGCAATATCCGCACCGAATCCCAGCGGATCCGCCGGCTGGTGGACCGGCTCCTGGAACTGGCCGCCATCGAAAATATGAATGCCCTGGACAACACCGAATCCGTACCGGCCACGGACCTGATCCAAAAGGTCCTTGAGCGCCTGGGACCGATGCTGGACAGCAAAGGCGTCTCTGTCACCACGAATATCCAGCCGGATACCGTTGCCGCGGGCAACCCTTTTTTGCTCCGGCTTGCCCTGTCCAACCTCATCCAGAATGCCGCCGACTTCAGCCCGGCCAAAGGAAAAATTGTCATCCGCGCCGCCCGCACCCGGGGGATGCTGGCCGTGGAAATCAGCGACCAGGGGCCGGGCATCCCCGGTTACGCCGCGGACCGCATCTTTGAAAAATTCTTTTCCCTGCGCCGCCCGGACAGCGGCCGGAAAAGCACCGGTTTAGGGCTCAACTTTGTCCGGGAAATCGCCCTGCTCCACAAAGGCGATATCACCCTTGAAAACCTCCCGGCGGGAAGCGGAAGCGGCACCCTTGCCCGGCTTCTCCTTCCGGCGCCCCCGGGAAATTAA
- the creB gene encoding two-component system response regulator CreB produces the protein MKPLILIVEDEPAIADNIIFALSTEGFDTLWEAEGGPVLHRIDSHPVDLVILDIGLPDMNGMELCKAIREKGNIPVIFLTARAQEIDRVVGLEIGADDYVVKPFSPRELTARVRAVLRRTRGSMETPAAPGSTREIFTVDPGRHKIVYRGRALDLSRYEYRLLAILIRRPGQIFSRDRLMEMAWDEPDMSMDRTVDAHIKNLRAKLRAVTPETDPIKTHRGLGYSLKESL, from the coding sequence ATGAAACCCTTAATACTCATTGTGGAAGACGAACCGGCCATCGCGGACAATATCATCTTCGCCCTGTCCACCGAGGGCTTTGACACCCTGTGGGAGGCCGAAGGGGGCCCCGTCCTCCACCGGATCGATTCCCATCCCGTGGACCTGGTGATCCTGGATATCGGGCTGCCGGACATGAACGGGATGGAACTGTGCAAGGCCATCCGGGAAAAAGGCAACATTCCGGTGATCTTCCTTACCGCCCGCGCCCAGGAAATCGACCGGGTGGTGGGCCTGGAAATCGGTGCCGACGACTATGTGGTCAAGCCCTTCAGTCCCAGGGAACTCACCGCCAGGGTACGGGCCGTACTCCGCAGGACCCGGGGCAGCATGGAGACGCCTGCCGCCCCCGGCAGCACCCGGGAAATCTTCACCGTGGACCCCGGCCGTCACAAAATCGTATACAGGGGCCGGGCCCTGGACCTCTCCCGGTACGAATACCGCCTCCTTGCCATCCTCATCCGGCGGCCCGGGCAGATCTTCTCCCGGGACCGGCTCATGGAGATGGCCTGGGACGAGCCGGATATGAGCATGGACCGCACCGTGGACGCCCACATCAAAAACCTGAGGGCCAAGCTCAGGGCCGTGACACCGGAAACAGACCCCATCAAAACCCACCGGGGCCTGGGCTATTCCCTCAAGGAATCCCTGTGA
- a CDS encoding inner membrane CreD family protein encodes MSIKKIICIAVIYALGWAGWWTLGTVTSVRSHTYAGRLGPMVAALWGRPLSQDAPRFWVKIPGTDRTKELMPEASSIRVDITPDYRKKGLLWYSTYNCEFDGIYTVKNHQPVAQTVYLHFDFPAKGATYDAFAARLDGRPLSAPVDTRGGMDEIIELAPGKSARFHLHYRTRGLDTWEYRPVGHPRGTGRVKDFSLTANTGFTDVDFLPGSLSPMEKAGAGDQGMTLEWKASDLITNSTVGIIVPKKLNPGPLTTRITYFAPVCLLFFFILVTTMGIMYNISIHPMHFLFVTAGFFSFHLLLSYLAGHVWIHLAFLLSAAVSVGLVTFYLSAALGDRFPWKIAVAGQLFFLVLFSYTFFIEGITGIIVACGTVVTLGVLMKVTAGVDWDQVFKPKPRPARTTQRRIRVPGIKKARPTDAPG; translated from the coding sequence ATGAGCATCAAAAAAATCATCTGCATCGCCGTTATCTATGCCCTGGGATGGGCCGGATGGTGGACCCTGGGCACGGTCACCTCGGTCCGGTCCCACACCTATGCCGGCCGGCTGGGTCCCATGGTGGCCGCCCTCTGGGGCCGCCCCCTTTCCCAGGACGCCCCCCGGTTCTGGGTAAAAATCCCGGGCACGGACCGGACAAAGGAACTGATGCCCGAAGCCAGCAGCATCCGGGTGGACATCACACCGGACTACCGTAAAAAAGGGCTGCTCTGGTATTCCACCTATAATTGCGAATTCGACGGAATATACACCGTAAAAAACCACCAGCCCGTGGCCCAGACCGTCTACCTCCATTTTGATTTCCCGGCCAAAGGCGCCACCTACGACGCCTTTGCCGCCCGCCTGGACGGCCGTCCCCTTTCCGCCCCCGTGGACACCCGGGGCGGCATGGACGAGATCATTGAACTTGCACCGGGCAAATCGGCCCGGTTCCATCTCCATTACAGGACCCGGGGCCTGGACACCTGGGAGTACCGACCGGTCGGCCACCCCCGCGGCACAGGCCGGGTGAAAGACTTTTCCCTTACCGCCAATACAGGCTTCACCGATGTGGATTTCCTGCCGGGCAGCCTCTCCCCCATGGAAAAGGCAGGGGCCGGAGACCAGGGAATGACCCTGGAATGGAAGGCCTCGGACCTGATCACCAACAGCACCGTCGGCATCATTGTCCCCAAAAAACTCAACCCCGGCCCCCTGACCACCCGGATCACCTATTTCGCCCCGGTCTGCCTGCTCTTTTTCTTCATCCTGGTGACCACCATGGGCATCATGTACAATATCAGCATCCATCCCATGCATTTCCTCTTTGTCACGGCCGGCTTTTTTTCCTTCCACCTGCTGCTCTCCTACCTGGCCGGCCATGTCTGGATCCACCTGGCCTTCCTTTTGTCCGCCGCCGTCTCCGTGGGCCTGGTCACCTTTTACCTCTCCGCGGCCCTGGGAGACCGCTTTCCCTGGAAGATCGCCGTGGCCGGCCAGCTTTTTTTTCTGGTGCTTTTTTCCTACACCTTTTTCATCGAGGGGATCACCGGCATCATCGTAGCCTGCGGCACCGTGGTCACCCTGGGGGTGCTCATGAAGGTCACGGCGGGGGTGGACTGGGACCAGGTTTTCAAACCCAAACCCAGGCCGGCCAGAACAACACAGCGCAGGATACGGGTGCCCGGCATAAAAAAGGCGCGCCCCACCGACGCTCCCGGTTGA
- a CDS encoding response regulator — MKLFKNRFMGIYLSDDMVAEERRRAIMLVGLSLPGILFFTIFTVSAFLRDHVLLGMFGVVTSAGLALNLVDAARRMNHRINARVGLGLVSVCFVYLLFSGGINYSAGIWYVIYPLAAFCMLGGDEGNIAAGIMLVPLVADVVLEIAGRSWTGYGLDMAIRMTGVYLMIWGFSFLFERTLEKHQRRLDRINTYLEDKVRQRTAQLVLVNEELKKDIRERRKLEEQLLRAEKMEAIGTLAGGIAHDFNNILSGILGYADLAKMDLDHPAEMAECLDEIISGAQKASDLVQQILAVSRNSALEKKPVQLSRVVEEAMKLLRATIPATIEIKTRLLSRGHVMADAAKMHQIVMNLGTNAYHAMGEGGGTLSVTLYRQEVRGDESGQEMRHGQYLRLEVADTGHGMAPDVLKKIFNPYYSTKASGKGTGLGLAVVFGIVREHKGYIDVDSYVGKGSVFIVHLPVFRGRVKEGGEAQSKALSASGGTGTIMFVDDEPSIRKIGKNYLERKGYAVHCFAEAVSALGAYEENPSGYNLIITDMTMPGMTGLSLIESVKGINPGQKVILCTGYSESIEKESAVAMGITYMEKPVAMAELAGTVGKLLAGKVP, encoded by the coding sequence ATGAAACTTTTTAAAAACAGGTTTATGGGCATCTATTTATCCGACGATATGGTTGCGGAGGAACGGCGGCGGGCCATCATGCTGGTGGGACTCTCCCTGCCGGGCATCCTGTTTTTCACGATCTTTACCGTTTCCGCCTTTCTCCGGGACCACGTCCTGCTGGGCATGTTCGGGGTGGTGACCTCGGCAGGGCTAGCTCTCAACCTGGTTGATGCGGCCCGGCGCATGAATCATAGAATCAACGCCAGGGTCGGACTGGGGCTGGTTTCGGTCTGTTTCGTCTATCTTCTGTTTTCCGGGGGAATCAATTATTCGGCCGGGATATGGTATGTGATCTACCCGTTGGCCGCTTTTTGCATGCTGGGCGGAGATGAGGGCAATATCGCCGCCGGCATTATGTTGGTTCCCCTGGTTGCCGACGTGGTCCTGGAGATTGCTGGGCGGAGCTGGACCGGATACGGGCTGGACATGGCAATCCGCATGACAGGGGTCTATCTGATGATCTGGGGCTTTTCCTTTCTCTTTGAACGGACCCTGGAGAAGCATCAGAGGCGGCTGGACCGGATTAATACCTACCTGGAAGACAAGGTGAGGCAGCGGACCGCCCAGCTGGTCCTGGTGAATGAAGAGTTGAAAAAGGATATCCGGGAACGGCGGAAACTGGAGGAACAGCTGCTGAGGGCCGAAAAAATGGAAGCCATCGGCACCCTGGCCGGGGGCATTGCCCATGATTTCAATAATATCCTCTCGGGGATACTGGGGTATGCCGATCTGGCCAAGATGGATCTGGATCACCCCGCAGAGATGGCGGAGTGTCTTGATGAAATTATCAGCGGGGCCCAGAAAGCATCGGACCTGGTGCAGCAGATCCTGGCGGTGAGCAGGAATTCCGCCCTGGAAAAAAAGCCGGTCCAGCTCAGCAGGGTGGTGGAAGAGGCCATGAAACTTCTCCGGGCAACCATTCCGGCAACCATTGAGATCAAGACCCGGCTGCTGAGCCGGGGCCATGTCATGGCCGATGCGGCAAAGATGCACCAGATTGTCATGAACCTGGGCACCAATGCCTACCATGCCATGGGAGAAGGGGGGGGCACCCTTTCTGTCACCCTCTACAGGCAGGAGGTCCGGGGCGATGAATCCGGGCAGGAAATGCGGCACGGCCAATATCTTCGGCTGGAAGTGGCAGATACCGGCCACGGTATGGCACCCGATGTGCTCAAGAAGATTTTCAATCCCTATTATTCCACAAAGGCGTCAGGCAAGGGCACCGGACTCGGGCTGGCCGTGGTTTTCGGCATCGTCAGGGAGCATAAGGGGTATATTGATGTGGACAGCTATGTTGGAAAAGGGTCTGTATTCATTGTCCACCTGCCTGTGTTCCGGGGAAGGGTGAAAGAGGGGGGCGAGGCCCAGTCTAAAGCCCTTTCAGCGTCAGGGGGCACCGGCACCATCATGTTTGTTGACGATGAACCCAGTATCCGGAAGATCGGGAAAAACTACCTTGAACGAAAAGGATACGCGGTCCATTGTTTTGCCGAGGCCGTATCGGCCCTTGGGGCTTATGAAGAGAATCCGTCGGGATATAACCTCATCATTACGGATATGACCATGCCGGGGATGACGGGCCTGTCCCTGATTGAATCTGTTAAAGGGATCAATCCCGGCCAGAAGGTGATCCTGTGTACGGGATACAGCGAATCCATTGAAAAGGAATCGGCCGTGGCCATGGGCATTACCTACATGGAAAAGCCGGTGGCCATGGCCGAACTTGCCGGAACCGTGGGAAAGCTCCTGGCGGGCAAGGTGCCATAA
- the tsaA gene encoding tRNA (N6-threonylcarbamoyladenosine(37)-N6)-methyltransferase TrmO: MAVQLAPVGILHTCFKEKFGIPRQPNLVGTARGTLEFYPEFAREEAVRELERFSHIWLVFLFHKNMKKEKPQWSPMVRPPRLGGNKKVGVFASRSPFRPNPIGLSCVALDRVEITDRGPMLHLSGVDILDKTPVLDIKPYIPYSDILPDARDGFAQGPPPVRLRVGFSDRAEAQVREKEKEFPEIRTVITGMLENDPRPAYAGDNDPERIYGIRVFDVDVKWMVNGKAVDVVSLD, encoded by the coding sequence GTGGCAGTCCAACTAGCGCCCGTCGGCATCCTGCACACCTGCTTCAAGGAGAAATTCGGCATTCCCCGCCAGCCCAACCTGGTGGGGACGGCCCGGGGCACCCTGGAGTTTTACCCCGAATTCGCCCGGGAGGAAGCGGTGCGGGAACTGGAACGGTTTTCCCACATCTGGCTGGTCTTTCTCTTTCACAAAAACATGAAGAAAGAAAAACCGCAATGGTCCCCCATGGTCAGGCCCCCCCGTCTCGGCGGAAACAAAAAGGTGGGGGTGTTTGCCTCCCGTTCGCCTTTCCGGCCCAATCCCATCGGACTTTCCTGCGTGGCCCTGGACCGGGTGGAGATCACGGACAGGGGGCCCATGCTCCACCTCTCCGGGGTGGATATCCTGGATAAAACCCCGGTACTGGATATCAAGCCCTATATCCCCTATTCGGATATCCTGCCCGATGCCCGGGATGGTTTTGCCCAGGGGCCGCCCCCGGTCCGGTTGCGCGTTGGATTTTCAGACCGGGCCGAAGCACAGGTCCGGGAAAAGGAAAAAGAATTCCCTGAGATCCGAACCGTGATCACCGGGATGCTTGAAAACGATCCCCGCCCCGCCTATGCCGGCGACAATGATCCGGAACGGATATACGGCATACGGGTATTTGATGTGGATGTGAAATGGATGGTGAACGGAAAGGCGGTCGACGTAGTGTCCCTTGACTGA
- the pepF gene encoding oligoendopeptidase F, translating to MAHPPTHPRKKVSPEDCWDLTPMFGSDGDWEALYTDLESRLAEYETFKAGFGDDFRQFKACLDFDHSMGRDLEKIYTYAHLKNDEDKTAPAGDSLFQRAMNLYTRISDASSFIVPKIQAVPVATLKAYIQEPDMAAYRFYLEKIIRKIPHTRNEEAEQLLAMAGESLAAPGQIFSQLDNADLDFGSVTEKGETKPLTHGNFISFLSNKERKVRKAAFDRYYDVYDGHKHAISSALAASVKKDLFLARARNFDTARQAALFRDNVPEPVYDNLIISVRGGLSPLYRYLDFRKKALGLDELHIFDTYVPVVRDVEFHMPYDEAVQTCLEALAPLGEEYCSTLEKGLAAGWVDRYENKGKRSGAYSSGCYDSPPYILLNYDGNTINSLFTLIHEAGHSMHSWYANRAQPYPTHDYTIFVAEVASTLNETLLGQHLLKKYADQPEMKAYILNREIDNIRATFYRQTMFAEFERVVHGKAAENQPLTLETFTTIYRELLADYFGGGMVIDPALDLECLRIPHFYSAFYVYKYATGIAAALGIADRINRRGQPAVDDYISFLKLGGSMFPIDELKTAGVDMGSPGPVEATVAHFDSRVDELEALWQSN from the coding sequence ATGGCCCATCCCCCCACCCATCCCAGAAAAAAGGTATCACCCGAAGACTGCTGGGATCTGACCCCCATGTTCGGATCCGACGGTGACTGGGAAGCCCTGTACACCGACCTGGAATCCCGACTGGCGGAATATGAAACATTCAAAGCCGGATTCGGCGATGATTTCCGGCAGTTCAAGGCCTGCCTGGACTTTGACCACAGCATGGGCCGGGACCTGGAAAAGATATACACCTACGCCCATCTGAAAAACGATGAAGACAAAACCGCCCCCGCAGGGGACAGCCTTTTCCAGCGGGCCATGAACCTTTACACCCGGATTTCGGATGCCTCAAGCTTCATCGTTCCCAAGATCCAGGCCGTTCCCGTTGCCACCCTCAAGGCCTATATACAGGAGCCGGACATGGCGGCCTACCGGTTCTACCTTGAAAAAATCATCCGTAAGATTCCCCACACCCGCAACGAAGAGGCAGAACAGCTTCTGGCCATGGCCGGGGAAAGCCTGGCTGCGCCGGGACAGATATTCAGCCAGCTGGATAACGCCGACCTGGACTTCGGCAGCGTCACAGAAAAAGGCGAAACAAAACCCCTGACCCACGGCAATTTCATCTCTTTTTTAAGCAATAAGGAACGGAAGGTGCGAAAAGCCGCCTTTGACCGGTACTACGACGTATACGACGGCCATAAGCACGCCATCTCATCGGCCCTGGCCGCCTCGGTGAAAAAAGACCTCTTCCTGGCACGGGCCCGCAACTTTGATACGGCCAGACAGGCCGCCCTGTTCAGGGATAATGTCCCGGAACCCGTATACGACAATTTGATTATCAGCGTCAGGGGGGGGCTGTCCCCCCTCTACCGCTACCTGGATTTCAGGAAAAAGGCCCTGGGCCTGGATGAACTGCACATCTTTGACACCTATGTGCCCGTGGTCAGGGATGTGGAGTTTCACATGCCATACGATGAAGCGGTGCAAACCTGTCTGGAGGCCCTGGCCCCCCTGGGAGAGGAATACTGCAGCACCCTTGAAAAGGGGCTTGCCGCCGGCTGGGTGGACCGGTACGAAAACAAGGGAAAACGGAGCGGGGCCTATTCCTCCGGCTGCTACGATTCCCCGCCCTATATCCTGCTCAACTACGACGGCAATACCATCAACAGCCTTTTTACCCTGATCCACGAGGCCGGCCATTCCATGCATTCATGGTATGCCAACCGTGCCCAGCCCTACCCCACCCACGACTACACCATTTTCGTGGCCGAGGTGGCCTCCACCCTCAACGAAACCCTGCTGGGGCAGCATCTGCTCAAAAAATACGCGGACCAGCCCGAAATGAAAGCCTATATCCTCAACCGGGAAATCGATAATATCCGGGCCACATTTTACCGCCAGACCATGTTTGCCGAATTTGAACGGGTCGTCCACGGCAAAGCCGCCGAAAACCAGCCCCTGACCCTGGAAACCTTCACCACCATCTACCGGGAACTGCTGGCCGACTATTTCGGCGGGGGCATGGTGATCGACCCGGCCCTGGATCTGGAATGCCTGCGCATCCCCCATTTTTACTCGGCCTTTTATGTCTATAAATACGCCACGGGCATTGCCGCGGCCCTGGGAATTGCCGACCGGATCAACCGCAGGGGCCAGCCCGCCGTGGACGACTATATTTCCTTTTTAAAACTGGGCGGCTCCATGTTCCCCATTGACGAACTGAAAACCGCGGGCGTTGACATGGGCTCCCCCGGACCTGTGGAAGCCACCGTTGCCCACTTTGACAGCCGGGTGGATGAACTGGAGGCCCTGTGGCAGTCCAACTAG